ACaggtacatactatacCAGCATTTCACTCAGTAAACCATCACGCACCTTTAACGACAGTGGGGTTGTTACTCACAAAGAGTTGACCTCTTCAAAAAGGAGATCACATGGCTTACTATGACAATgaagtatgtacagtatatactgttgCTTGTGTTACTTGTGCTCTTTACCCcctctcaacaacaagccCACGAGCCGCAATAGACGGGTCCCTCGGAACTTGCTCGCCGTCTTTGGTTTAACACATTGTCATTGTTTGACAATGAAGTGGGTCACATTATCCCTCAACCGAATCTAAATTGGGCTTGTCGGATAAGTGACACTACCTACAATGCAACTAGCTAGCATGTGTATCATACTTCATACTACAATAGGTTAGGAGCTTTGTGAATGAAACAAggctgctacttgtagggagGCACATATCGCGAGATGGCACTAGCGAACGGGGAGGACGATCAGCTGCCAATAAACTGTCAAGTACATGTGATTGTCCTGTCAGGTATCGTCTGCGCATAATCCATGCATCCAaacttcttttttttcaggAAATGTCGGAGAGCAATGCAACAGAGGCATAGCTGGCAGGTATAACCAGATGTACGAATGTGACGTTACACGTAGGGGATATTATTAAAAAACGGCGCTTGTTTGTTTGGCCAGCTAACTGGATACGGTGGATTTGGCGCCGTTGCCATAACCACTGTCTGATACACACGACAAGAGCACTTAAGGTAACAATGTGCACTCGTGCGAGACAAATACAATGCCATTTTCAAGCCACGCCCAGAACGCATGTCGAATGAATCATCTTGCTGTTTTCCATGTTAGGTTGGTTGCTACAGTTGTTCCGAGAGGACGTCAGTGAGTGCGGTGATGGGTAGCAGCTACAGGTCTCCTTTGAGACTGTAGAACCAATACAATATGTAGAGCAGCCTCACAATAAGCCCCCTGGAAAAGTCCGACTCTCCTGTCAtccctacaagtatagtTCTCTTCTATTGATTACTTTTGCACGTTGGTCGCGTCTTTAGCTCGGCTCACGTTCCATCGTCTCGATAACGATAGAGTTTGACCTCCAAGGTCACATATTTAGTGATGGCAGTCCGCTTCCTACCGTTACACAAAGCCCCTTTTGTTGTTTTATCATCAAGAGATTTTCTATTTATTTCCGCCCATGCTCCACCTACTGCCTCCGGAAGTTCTGGAAAATGTGCTCGGCAACCTGGAGACGCTAAATGATCTCCTAGCACTGTCCCACACCTGCCACTTTGCCAGATCAGTGGTGTTACACAACGACCAGCGATTCAAACCACATGTGCAGCATTTGTGTCAGTACATGACCCCAGTCTCGTCATGGCACTCCAGCTTGCTCAGGTTGCCACGCAACGCAAACAACCTCGGTACTCCAGTAGACGACACCTGGACCATGTCCCCAGCAGTGTTTGCAACAGAGCCGACCAAAGACCTGCTGAGACTCCCTCACGAAAGATTACAGACTCATTTCAACAGATCACCGCAACAAATCACCCATCTCTTTCATGATGTGAGACACAGATCATTGTATGGACCTATTCCAGACAGCCAAGACACGCTGTTTGAGCTTCGATCTGGCGTGGGACCGGTTACCCGAATCAACATGTCCACCATGTCCAGATCAAAGGCGCCTCCACACTCGTGTCTGCACCATCTTGATACAAAAGTCGCCATCATCGAAAAGTTCCCCCAGCTAAACAGACTCAACCACATGAACAAACGGGTGGTCACTGGCTCAAGACAACATCTGCGAAATGTGACTACTGAGGTTTTAGTAATCGATAATGACGGAGAAGCCGTGCCTCTGGCTACTTTCACAGACACCATTTCGTGCAGAGGAGAGCCTCATGGTTCTCTTTGTCTTTCTGTGGCGGTTTGTGGAACTTATGTTGCGTGCATTGTAGGCTACTCCCTGTTCCTGTTCACAAAGAGAGACGATCAGCTGTACTTGGCTGATTCGTATAAGTTGGACGCGCTTTACTCTCCCGTGTCTGATTCACACAACCAGGAGTGCCTGTTGTTACAGCGGAGTCGAAGCAGTGGCCCCGGACATGATATTCTGTTCAATATCAGCTCCAAGACGGTATCTGTGGTAGAGGGTGGTATCTATGCCATCAGCATAGATACGAATGTCTGGCGCTTTGACGACGCCTTTCTCCAGCAGTGTTCAGTGTCTCCACAAGAAGAGATGCACTGGACTTCGGCTGAGGTTATGTGTGGTTGAGCGGACGACGGAAGTGCCTTTTCTCCTTTACttagtacatacagtagccaCTTCTGCTGTCTGTAGTGATAGTGGCTTGGAATGTGGGATGTGACCCATGAGTATTTGGGAACGTCTGTTATGGGTTTTTCACCAGTTATAAGTGAAAATGCTATAACTACTTCGTACTATAAGTACGATTCAAGTACGGTAcccgtacgagtacagtattttACAGttgtaccgtatgtacCGATACAACATAGACCATAGATTAATGGCATGCAATGAGACACAACACAAACTGTATCTACACAGCAGTAGTTTCAGATATTCGGATGGAGCGGAAAAGGCGGACTTATTGTGCCACTGACAGTACTCCGAAAAGCCACAGTTCGGCTATGGGAACCCAGCTCGGCTTGGTTGCAATCAAAATGCTTGTTAGCCGCATAAGTCTGACACATTGACTTTGTGGGACGCATGGATGATGAAATACGAGATGCTACTGTAAATTAAGGCTCGACTCCCTCTGTGCAAGATCGCCAACTGAGTACGGAGGACAGATTCGTAAGTGATCCGGTGGACCAAAACGACGCCCAAAAAGTGCAACTGCCCGTAAATGTTGCCGTACAGTCTATGGAGAGATGCAAGTCAGCTCCGTGGAGCTCCCATGCATGACTCAGAATGCTGCTGTCATGCTCCCCGCCATCACATCAAGTCACGTGTGCTTCAATTTAGGCGCAAGCCCAAAGATGGGACCAGATCTATTTAATCAAACCGCGTGGCGCCTGTCATCGACGATACAACGATGGAATCCCTACCTATTATCGACCTGGCTCTGGCCCAGGACCCTGCAACAAAGCCTCAGCTGCTAGAGGATCTCAAGAATGCTCTTTTCCGAATCGGCTTTCTCTACCTCGTGAATCAtggtgtggagaaggaggctcgAGCTCTTCAGAAGTTCTCGCCCAAGGCTTTTACCGATCTGTCCCaccaggagaaggagagcaTTGCGATGCTCAACAACCCCCACTTCATTGGATACACAGCTCTCGGCAGTGAAACTACTGCTGCCAAAACAGATCAGCGAGAACAGTTTGACTTCGGATCATACGGCAAGGAGAGCTCCTGGAAGGAAGGTGACGAGCCCTACAAGCGGCTGGACGGACCCAATCGATTCCCAGAGGGCAAAACTGGTGAGGAAATGAAACAGGCAGTCACAGCATACCTCGACGCCATGAAGGAGATGAACTTCAAGTTTCTGCAGCTCGTGGCCGAGTGTCTCAATTTGCCCAAGAACTCGGTGACGGACTTCCTAGGCGAGATGGACCGTCTCAAGCTGATCAGATACCCTCCTGGAGATGGCCAGGGAGTCGGTCCCCATAAAGACTCGTCCGGCATGTTTACATATGTTCTGCAAGACCAGACAGGAGGCCTGCAGGTCCTCAACTCGGAGGGAAAGTGGATCGATGCCACTCCTATCCAGGACTCGCTCGTGTGCAACATTGCACAGGGATTTGAGGCTCTCACTGACGGACACTGTGGAGCTACCACTCACCAGGTACAGAGCCAGCCCAAGGAACGACACTCCATTGCATATTTTTGTGGAGTGCGTCTGGATCTCACTCGTGAGGCTGTCCAGGAGCAGTGTCGGttcatcaaggacaagatcCCATCTCCTCAAGACGCCAGAAAGCGGGAGGTGGACGTGGCGTCCGAATTCATCAGCGAGAAGTACTCTTGCTTCGGAGAAGCCCATCTGCGGAACCGGATTGTGTCCCATAGAGATGTGGGGAAGAAGTGGTACCCGGACCTTTacgacaagtacatttCCGATTATTAAGGCAAGGGCTGGTTTGGCGGTTACTATCACCTGCTCTGAGTGACTTGTTGATCATGGAATGTGTCCCTCTGCTAATCTTTTAAAACTGCATAAACTCAGAGAGATTATATTTCTCGGACATAGTGTGCTCACTCCTCGGGCATTAAATTATTACTAGTACTTTTTATCCAATCTTTTGATTGTGTACGTGGATCTGTAgctacagcatgtacttgtagctacattTTCCTGAGCTTCTGGAAATGCGTGCATTTGGTGTATAGTGCTGTTTTTGATGCTCCTCTTCCCCACATTGTGTGCATTCTGATTCGCTTCAACCTTAGAACAAGAGTGAAGACCGTGTCGGGTAAATAATTGCACATTCGGCTGtggggaaaaaaacaaaatgTAAAGACTCTTAATATGAACACTCGAGTTGGTGGCATGTTCTAGACGGCATTGTTGGCTAAGGTACGACCGGGTCTAGCGCATTCACTTTCTTAGATTATTTAACACCATGCGCATTAATGGCAGGGTGCATGACAATGTTCCTACCAGCTCTTTAGGCTGTTGTAATTTATCAATGAAAAAAAGCGTTATGAGCAACAGGACGGggtagctacttgtacctgaGCTCAGTAGTACAAGAAAAGATACGCACGTGCCAGAGCTGAAACATACCGGTATTTACGCTCTCGTCTGGTTCTTTCATACAGCAGAGTGGCTTGTTTGAGATAAAGGTCTCACTCACTTCTGCCTTTGGTATTATGTGTGCGGCTGCATCTGGGTGTCCTGACACCTTGATACCATACATGTCACATGTCCAGCTGTAAGGGAAAACCTGCCAAGACAGAGTATCGTGAGAAACTGCTGAGCGATATTATATATCAAATCTCGTACTGTAGAGAGAACCAACTTTGGCTACAAAAACTCTTCTTCCCACCTACAGTAGCAGCGCCGTACATTAGAGCCTTCTTCCGAATCTTATCACCATTAAcggctactgtacagtaactcCCTCTCTTTCGCACCTTGTAAAAATATCTTAACTTCTCCCAACaacggtacaagtagatggAACTCACACATGTCGGACTTCAAAAGTGACCTGAAACGAGGACAGAGCCGCAAAAAGCGAGAGACCCTGTCGTGCAACCCCTGCCGCAAGCGGAAACGAAAGTGCGACCATGGAACCCCCTGCTCCAACTGCGTCAAGCTCAACATTGAAGCCACCTGCGAATACGGCAGTAACTCTCGATGGGAGGAGAGCAAGGATAAGGAGGTCAAGTCGCCGGCCTTTATCACCCAAACAAGCCTTGACTTTCTCTCAAATGCCTCCTCTGTCTCGGAGATCATCCACCTGTTTGAAAAACACCTGCCGATCCAAACAGCGCCAAACAACAATCCCCTCAGCATCTTTTCCTACAAAACAGAAGAGTACGAGAGCGCCATTGCCAACGAGCCGCTCCCGAAGAACATAAGCGACATTCTGATCGAGAACTATAGGAATTTGGTGGACCCCTTCTTCCCCATTATTGACTGGAAGGAGTTCGAAGAACATTATGAAAACCTATACCCCGGGCAGGCTGGTCCTACACCGCCATCACCGCCACAACCACCGTCCTTCCTGGCTCTGATATACACAGTCTACGCCCTGAGTTGCAAGTCCTGCGCTTTCGACTCGCTGCTACATACCTTGCATGCTTCAGCCGTCATCCACTTTTCTGATCGCGCCGAGCAATACCTCAACAGAATACCCTTGTTAGTGACCTCGTCGATCGACGACTTCCGAGCAGCACTGCTCTACATTTACAGTTCATTCTCTGGCGACTGTCTTATGGTGGGATGGTCTCTGTGTGGTCTGTTGGTAACAATGAGCCAACGGATTCTGCCTCCCTTTACAGCCTCCAGCGACGTGAAGGAAGCTGCAAACCACCTCATTTCGGTTTCTGGCACTTTTTTCGACGCCTGCCAAGCATTTGTAGGCCACAAATCTGGGTTAGAATACCCCCAATTGCCTTTCAGCTCATACCCGTTTCTACACACTACCCAGAAGCTCTACATGTTCACCCGTGGACTGCAGAACAGCCATGATTCTTCAGATCCTGCTGAACTCCTGCGAATCGACCAGATAATCAATACTCTTCCCCAGGGAGATCCTATGGAGTTCATGAAGAAACTGGCACTGACAACACAATGGCACAAGGCCAATCTTTTGCTTTTCCGATGTGGCAAGATCGACCGACTCTCTGGACTCATGTCACTTCTGAAGCTACTGGAGAACCAATTCTATCTCTactctgctcctccacagatCCAACAATACATTCTGTTTCACTGGAACAACATTTACTACCATGTGTTCACGGGAGTGATTGTTTTGGCTCTAGAACTGGAGGCAACTGATCCTCTGCCTCCGCTGGATCCATCTGTATTCCCCAAcctctccaagctcaacctGGAAGAGGACAAGAACTGGAAGTCCACTCTGTTGGCTGTCTTGCGTGATCAGTACTTTGATCTCAGAGTCAATTCTGAGTGTGCTAGTGCACGTGCTCACATGATAACTTCGGCATTTCTGGCCCAAGACACACATATGGAGTGTCCACGACCGTTTGGACCTTTCCATAAGATGCTGTGCCTGCCATCAGGATTTTACATCTGTCGGTTTGACCGGTCGTACTTTCAGTGTGGCTACGGAATGGAGCTGGACCGTCAGATTGGTCGTGCGTTATACGACTCCAAGGAGAGTTCCAAGGTGTTTCTATAGCTTCTTCCCAGAGATGAGAAGACATCTGTATTTATTGCATTTTTCAATGCCAGTGTCTGAACTGTAGTTCAAGTAAGTTACTAAGTAATACTAAGTAATACGCGAAGATAAACGCATGCAAAACCTACAACAAGCAGGCCATTAGCCATCACGAAAGATTATAAGAAGCTGTTTGCCTTTCAATATCAACCTCCCCCCAGTTAATCCCACTTAGTGACAACCCCTTTCACCATAACATAaagctacttgtagttatGTTCGACAGTGGATATCTCCAAATCCACCTCCGCAAATAAAGTTCAAGGTGCATGCACAACAGAAAAAATTGGAAACCATCTGCAAGATTTCAatatcaccaccaccacacaagCAAATCAACAATGTCCGCCCCCTTGAACCGGTTGACGATTGCTAAGGAGGTCAAAAAGGGCTCCGACTTGACGCCCGAGCAAAAATTCTGGAAAACCTACCGTTCGCCTCTGCTCGTCAAAGAGTACAATGCCATCTCTCACGTTTCCTTCAACCATCACAATGACTTTGCCGTCACCTCGTCTACTCGAATCCAGATCTTCTCTGGAAAGACCCGAAAAGTCACCAAGACTATCTCTCGTTTCAAGGATACTGTATACTGCGGCGAGTTCCGGTCTGATGGTAAGCTGATTGTGGCCGGTGATGCTACAGGTCTGGTTCAGATCTTCGATGCCGTGTCGAGAAACATTCTGGTGACTCTGCAGGCGTCCCAACTGGCCACTCATGTGACTAAGTTCCACCCCACAAACCTCACCACTCTCCTCACAGCCTCCGACGACCGAAGCGTCAAGCTCTACGATATCACCAGCTCCACTCCTCTGATCGAGTTTGAGGGCGCTCAGGATTACGTTCGATGTGGAGAGTTTGTCGATGCCAACGTTGTCGCTGCTGGTTCGTACGACGGAACTGTTCGACTCTACGACGCCCGATCCGGAAAGACCCccatctcttctctggCTCAGGATCACCCGGTTGAGGATGTCCTCTACCACAACGGAATGGTGTTGTCTGCCGGAGGTCCCATTGTCAAGGCCTGGGACATGACCACCGGAAAGACCATCCGACAAATGGGCAACTTCAGCAAGACCGTTACTTGCCTGGCCCCTACTCACGGTGCTTCTGGATTCTTCGCTGGCTCCCTAGACGGCCATGTCAAGGTCTTTGATGATACCTCATTCAAGGTTACCTACGGCTGGAAGTACGGCTCCGGAGTGCTCTGTACTGGTATGTCTCTAGACTCCCAGCATATTGTGGCCGGTCTGGTTTCCGGTATTGTCGCTGTTCGAACCCAgcagcccaagaaggacgagaagatcaGCAACGGACGGGTTCTGGACCagaaggctgctgttgaggaggagaagaagaagaaggcagaGGGACCCGTGCTTGGAGGAACCAAGTACGAGGGTCAGTTTGAGCATGTCATTGTCGAGGAGCACGAGCGGcccaacaagaagctgctgaagCGATATGAAAACCTGCTTCTCGGATTCCGATGGGGTGATGCTCTCGATGCTGCACTGTCTGGAGAGCATCTGGAGACCTCtgttctggctctggaagagctcaagaagcgaggTAAGGTGCGAGCTGCACTGCTGAACCGAGATGAGGACTCTCTGGAGCCTCTCTTTGAGTTCGCTACCAAGGCCATTGCTGACTCGCGATACATCAACATTGTTGCTGACTACGTTGCAGTCGTGCTGGACATGTACACTAGTGTGATTACCAAGAGCCCGATACTCGAAGAGCGGGTGTCTGAGTTCTACGACGCTCTCAAGTCCGAGGTCGAGACTGCTAAGGAGAGCAAGAAGATCCAGGGTATGTTGGAGCTCCTCAGTGTTTAGAGAGAGCAAAAGGATGGATGCATTTGTTGAATAGATATTAGATAATGATTGGGAAaatggtacttgtagttataTCGCTGCTTGTAGACTAGTATGTAAGTAGTTGTACATGGCAGCTAGTCAAAAAACACTGTATATGTTATATCTCTAAATGCGTTCGTATGCTTATGTTAAATGCTAGGGCGATCACTTCTTAAACCTCGAGGCCCACTGCTTCTGTCCCATATTGACCTTGAATCCCGTGTTGAGtctgttggtggtggagaagttgtCGTTAtccaccttggccttcttgtgctGTTCAGACTCGACTCGCACAATAGCCTTTTTAGTGGTTCGCTTCTGCGTCTGATGCTTGCGTTTCTTGATACCACCTTCTTTGTAGATAGGAGCACTGAGAGCAGTCTCTCCTTCAAGAGCAGTTTCATGAACCCAATCTAAATCGTCCTGCACAGGTTCATCATAAGGATTATGGACCTCCACAGTTCCCATgatctcgtccagctcATCAGGTTCCTCCCCGTCGAATGTAACATCAACGATCTTAGGCTCTTTGGGCTTAGGAGGCAGTCCTTCAAGTTCACGCCAAGCGtcttcatcgtcatcatACTCTTCAGTCTGGTTAGCTGGTGACAACTCCTTCTCAGGAGACATTTGTTTGATAGGACTCTCGACTACAGACTGCCTGATTCTCTCGGCGAAAGAGAGCCGTTTTTCGAATGGAgaaacatcaacagaaATGCGGTTGAGATATGCAGGTGTGGTGAACTCGTCGTTGACATCCAATGCTG
This genomic interval from Yarrowia lipolytica chromosome 1E, complete sequence contains the following:
- a CDS encoding uncharacterized protein (Compare to YALI0E01562g, no similarity), yielding MLHLLPPEVLENVLGNLETLNDLLALSHTCHFARSVVLHNDQRFKPHVQHLCQYMTPVSSWHSSLLRLPRNANNLGTPVDDTWTMSPAVFATEPTKDLLRLPHERLQTHFNRSPQQITHLFHDVRHRSLYGPIPDSQDTLFELRSGVGPVTRINMSTMSRSKAPPHSCLHHLDTKVAIIEKFPQLNRLNHMNKRVVTGSRQHLRNVTTEVLVIDNDGEAVPLATFTDTISCRGEPHGSLCLSVAVCGTYVACIVGYSLFLFTKRDDQLYLADSYKLDALYSPVSDSHNQECLLLQRSRSSGPGHDILFNISSKTVSVVEGGIYAISIDTNVWRFDDAFLQQCSVSPQEEMHWTSAEVMCG
- a CDS encoding uncharacterized protein (Compare to YALI0E01584g, similar to DEHA0E11000g Debaryomyces hansenii), encoding MESLPIIDLALAQDPATKPQLLEDLKNALFRIGFLYLVNHGVEKEARALQKFSPKAFTDLSHQEKESIAMLNNPHFIGYTALGSETTAAKTDQREQFDFGSYGKESSWKEGDEPYKRLDGPNRFPEGKTGEEMKQAVTAYLDAMKEMNFKFLQLVAECLNLPKNSVTDFLGEMDRLKLIRYPPGDGQGVGPHKDSSGMFTYVLQDQTGGLQVLNSEGKWIDATPIQDSLVCNIAQGFEALTDGHCGATTHQVQSQPKERHSIAYFCGVRLDLTREAVQEQCRFIKDKIPSPQDARKREVDVASEFISEKYSCFGEAHLRNRIVSHRDVGKKWYPDLYDKYISDY
- a CDS encoding uncharacterized protein (Compare to YALI0E01606g, no similarity) — translated: MSDFKSDLKRGQSRKKRETLSCNPCRKRKRKCDHGTPCSNCVKLNIEATCEYGSNSRWEESKDKEVKSPAFITQTSLDFLSNASSVSEIIHLFEKHLPIQTAPNNNPLSIFSYKTEEYESAIANEPLPKNISDILIENYRNLVDPFFPIIDWKEFEEHYENLYPGQAGPTPPSPPQPPSFLALIYTVYALSCKSCAFDSLLHTLHASAVIHFSDRAEQYLNRIPLLVTSSIDDFRAALLYIYSSFSGDCLMVGWSLCGLLVTMSQRILPPFTASSDVKEAANHLISVSGTFFDACQAFVGHKSGLEYPQLPFSSYPFLHTTQKLYMFTRGLQNSHDSSDPAELLRIDQIINTLPQGDPMEFMKKLALTTQWHKANLLLFRCGKIDRLSGLMSLLKLLENQFYLYSAPPQIQQYILFHWNNIYYHVFTGVIVLALELEATDPLPPLDPSVFPNLSKLNLEEDKNWKSTLLAVLRDQYFDLRVNSECASARAHMITSAFLAQDTHMECPRPFGPFHKMLCLPSGFYICRFDRSYFQCGYGMELDRQIGRALYDSKESSKVFL
- a CDS encoding uncharacterized protein (Compare to YALI0E01628g, similar to uniprot|Q04305 Saccharomyces cerevisiae YMR093w and KLLA0F13772g Kluyveromyces lactis and CAGL0J01265g Kluyveromyces lactis), with product MHNRKNWKPSARFQYHHHHTSKSTMSAPLNRLTIAKEVKKGSDLTPEQKFWKTYRSPLLVKEYNAISHVSFNHHNDFAVTSSTRIQIFSGKTRKVTKTISRFKDTVYCGEFRSDGKLIVAGDATGLVQIFDAVSRNILVTLQASQLATHVTKFHPTNLTTLLTASDDRSVKLYDITSSTPLIEFEGAQDYVRCGEFVDANVVAAGSYDGTVRLYDARSGKTPISSLAQDHPVEDVLYHNGMVLSAGGPIVKAWDMTTGKTIRQMGNFSKTVTCLAPTHGASGFFAGSLDGHVKVFDDTSFKVTYGWKYGSGVLCTGMSLDSQHIVAGLVSGIVAVRTQQPKKDEKISNGRVLDQKAAVEEEKKKKAEGPVLGGTKYEGQFEHVIVEEHERPNKKLLKRYENLLLGFRWGDALDAALSGEHLETSVLALEELKKRGKVRAALLNRDEDSLEPLFEFATKAIADSRYINIVADYVAVVLDMYTSVITKSPILEERVSEFYDALKSEVETAKESKKIQGMLELLSV
- a CDS encoding uncharacterized protein (Compare to YALI0E01650g, no similarity), which codes for MDIQTLRSEIKAWERAYADKHGRKPTPKEVKADPIAKKYHLYNKFKKAESAGTGPSTPKRASKLHSSLNYKPVSFSVKTPEKQISKNRRRSVSKQQHADIVTPSHRSLTFSKAPALSRTPQKQLQDTPKAATPKPSPSVPLGPTPSIHGRVVSLLEGLDGTPVKEFATPGNVSTPVKVVSITSETPTNKPALDVNDEFTTPAYLNRISVDVSPFEKRLSFAERIRQSVVESPIKQMSPEKELSPANQTEEYDDDEDAWRELEGLPPKPKEPKIVDVTFDGEEPDELDEIMGTVEVHNPYDEPVQDDLDWVHETALEGETALSAPIYKEGGIKKRKHQTQKRTTKKAIVRVESEQHKKAKVDNDNFSTTNRLNTGFKVNMGQKQWASRFKK